A section of the Pedobacter sp. HDW13 genome encodes:
- a CDS encoding phosphatase PAP2 family protein, with product MSTPLKRSTLFFILIFLIAVFSYLSFFVAQHPIWDFDIKTSLLLQSYQATWLDKVMLAISFFGELPYSLLSVVIVAAIFYWKKYKREGIYMATVLLSGLIILGIKNIINRPRPTAFYVRLVEVNRFQSYPSGHVLSYTLFFGFLIILMNTLKGIPKAIRIAFTCLSAFLIITIAPSRIYLGAHWFTDTVGGFLLGLICLFPLCYYYFRNKTV from the coding sequence ATGTCTACGCCATTAAAACGAAGTACTTTATTTTTTATACTCATTTTTCTCATCGCGGTTTTTAGCTACTTAAGTTTTTTTGTAGCCCAACATCCTATCTGGGATTTCGATATTAAAACCTCCCTGCTCCTTCAAAGCTATCAGGCAACCTGGCTGGATAAAGTAATGCTTGCCATTAGTTTTTTTGGAGAACTCCCCTATTCACTATTATCTGTAGTTATTGTAGCCGCCATATTTTATTGGAAAAAATACAAACGCGAAGGAATATACATGGCAACAGTTTTGCTTTCGGGCCTGATTATTCTGGGTATCAAAAACATCATTAACCGTCCGCGGCCTACCGCTTTTTATGTTCGTTTGGTAGAAGTAAACAGATTTCAGAGCTACCCGAGCGGACATGTGCTTTCTTACACACTGTTTTTCGGTTTTCTGATTATTTTAATGAACACTTTAAAAGGTATACCAAAAGCAATACGTATAGCCTTCACCTGCCTGTCGGCATTTCTAATCATCACCATTGCCCCATCACGGATTTATTTGGGCGCACATTGGTTTACAGATACTGTGGGTGGTTTCTTACTTGGCTTAATCTGCCTGTTTCCGCTATGCTATTATTATTTCAGGAATAAGACAGTCTAA
- a CDS encoding Crp/Fnr family transcriptional regulator yields the protein MRKNNMLPPFAELVTEGCLFFVVKGLVRAFVVDEGKDITTWLTDENDFIGNIRNPGAFKPTFEEQYQALEDSELLVLPYRIVDDMYAQFPEANVLARKLLAIQYHMSQERSILSRIPSAEARYKQFKIGHPTIKSRVPLKFLASYLGMRIETLSRIRKKTKIEGLPQN from the coding sequence GTGCGTAAGAATAACATGCTGCCACCCTTTGCAGAGTTGGTTACAGAAGGTTGTTTGTTTTTTGTTGTTAAAGGGCTTGTCAGGGCTTTTGTAGTGGATGAAGGAAAAGATATTACTACCTGGTTAACCGATGAAAATGATTTTATCGGTAATATCAGAAATCCAGGAGCCTTTAAGCCAACTTTTGAAGAGCAATACCAGGCGCTGGAAGATTCGGAATTGCTTGTGCTACCTTATCGTATTGTTGATGATATGTATGCTCAGTTTCCTGAAGCTAATGTATTAGCCCGAAAATTACTGGCTATTCAGTACCATATGTCGCAGGAGCGCTCCATTCTATCGCGCATTCCATCGGCCGAAGCCCGTTATAAACAATTTAAGATCGGGCATCCTACTATTAAATCGCGGGTACCTTTAAAGTTTTTGGCAAGTTACCTGGGGATGCGGATCGAAACGCTTAGCCGGATCAGAAAAAAAACTAAAATTGAAGGATTACCCCAAAATTAG
- a CDS encoding beta-L-arabinofuranosidase domain-containing protein, giving the protein MLVRQKTGSTGNLDKLYPSVMGGRNGWLGGDGDQWERGPYWVDGLLPLAYILQDKELIAKTKPWVEWAIKSQQPDGYFGPIKDYSNEPGLQRDNSRDWWPKMVMLKILKQYYTATNDKRVITLMTNYFKYQLKELPSKPLDHWSFWARYRAGDNLAVVYWLYNKTNDQFLLELADLIHRQTFDFTNAFAEGEMLTRFGSVHAVNLAQGMKEPLVYYQQHPEQKYLDALKKGFKDLDKYNGFANGMFGGDESLHGNNPTQGSELCTAVEMMFTLETALEITGDVDYADRLEKIAFNALPAQASDDYMARQYFQQANQVMISRQMHNFDVNHHGADLCYGLLSGYPCCTSNMHQGWPKFTQNLWYATADKGVAALVYSPSEVKLQVADSKEIMIKEETNYPFEEAIKFTLSFTKKSTAINFPFHLRIPAWCKEATVKVNGTAVETSKGNAIVKINRNWQSGDVVELQLPMHIFKNTWFENSVSVERGPITYALKIGEAVKPVKNTIDPIDNGDAFDEIHPTTPWSYGLFDFPNNKLEEKFTVEKAAPISNYPWNLENAPIQIKTKAKRIPSWKLYNEMAGPIPYSITYQLETAKETEEITLVPYGSTRLRISQFPLVGR; this is encoded by the coding sequence ATGCTGGTAAGGCAAAAGACTGGTTCAACCGGAAACCTGGATAAACTTTACCCTTCAGTTATGGGTGGCCGCAATGGCTGGTTAGGCGGCGATGGCGATCAATGGGAACGCGGCCCCTACTGGGTTGATGGTTTATTGCCATTGGCTTATATTTTGCAAGACAAGGAGTTGATCGCCAAAACCAAACCATGGGTAGAATGGGCCATAAAAAGCCAACAGCCTGACGGTTATTTTGGCCCCATTAAAGATTACAGCAACGAGCCAGGCCTTCAACGCGACAATAGCCGTGATTGGTGGCCAAAAATGGTGATGCTTAAAATTTTAAAACAATACTATACCGCAACCAACGATAAACGGGTGATTACGCTCATGACCAATTATTTTAAGTATCAGCTGAAAGAGTTGCCCTCAAAACCACTAGACCATTGGTCGTTTTGGGCCAGATACCGCGCCGGCGATAATTTAGCAGTGGTTTATTGGCTGTATAATAAAACCAACGACCAGTTTTTACTTGAACTGGCCGACCTGATTCATCGCCAGACTTTCGATTTCACCAATGCTTTTGCCGAAGGTGAAATGCTTACCCGATTTGGCAGTGTACACGCTGTAAATTTGGCTCAGGGTATGAAAGAACCTTTAGTTTATTACCAGCAGCACCCCGAGCAAAAATACTTAGACGCCTTGAAAAAGGGCTTTAAAGACCTGGATAAATACAATGGCTTTGCCAATGGCATGTTTGGTGGCGACGAATCGCTGCACGGCAATAACCCTACCCAGGGTTCTGAACTGTGCACTGCAGTTGAAATGATGTTTACCTTAGAAACTGCTTTAGAAATTACCGGTGACGTAGATTACGCCGACCGCTTAGAAAAAATTGCCTTTAATGCCCTACCTGCCCAGGCATCAGACGATTATATGGCAAGACAGTATTTTCAGCAGGCTAACCAGGTAATGATTAGCAGGCAGATGCACAATTTCGATGTTAACCACCACGGTGCCGATTTATGTTATGGCTTACTTTCGGGCTACCCTTGCTGTACTTCGAATATGCACCAGGGCTGGCCAAAATTTACGCAGAATCTCTGGTACGCTACGGCTGATAAGGGTGTGGCAGCTTTAGTATATTCGCCTAGTGAAGTAAAACTACAAGTGGCAGATAGTAAAGAGATAATGATCAAAGAGGAAACCAATTATCCTTTCGAGGAAGCGATCAAATTTACTTTAAGCTTTACTAAAAAGTCAACAGCGATTAACTTCCCATTTCATTTAAGAATACCAGCCTGGTGTAAAGAAGCTACAGTTAAAGTAAATGGCACTGCTGTAGAAACATCAAAAGGAAATGCGATAGTTAAAATTAACCGCAACTGGCAATCGGGTGATGTGGTTGAATTACAATTGCCTATGCACATCTTTAAAAATACCTGGTTCGAAAATTCTGTTTCGGTAGAAAGAGGTCCAATTACCTATGCCTTAAAAATAGGCGAAGCCGTAAAACCGGTTAAAAACACGATTGATCCAATTGATAACGGTGATGCTTTCGACGAAATTCACCCCACTACGCCTTGGAGTTATGGACTTTTTGATTTTCCAAACAATAAACTGGAAGAAAAATTCACTGTAGAAAAAGCTGCACCAATAAGTAATTATCCCTGGAACCTCGAAAATGCGCCCATACAGATTAAAACAAAGGCCAAACGCATCCCTTCATGGAAATTATACAATGAAATGGCCGGTCCGATTCCGTATAGCATTACCTATCAGTTGGAAACAGCCAAAGAAACTGAAGAAATTACACTGGTTCCTTATGGATCAACCAGGTTGCGCATTTCGCAATTTCCATTGGTGGGCAGATAA
- the mgrA gene encoding L-glyceraldehyde 3-phosphate reductase: MNQHISTDRYDKMLYRRCGNSGIKLPAISLGLWHNFGHVNVFENSKNLIYTAFNNGITHFDLANNYGPPPGSAEEVFGKILHEDFKGYRDEMIISSKAGYTMWDGPYGDWGSKKYLVSSLDQSLKRMKLDYVDIFYHHRPDPETPLEETMAALSLLVQQGKALYVGISNYQAEEAAEAIKILSKNGTPCLIHQPKYSMFERWVEGGLLDVLENNGVGCIPFSPLAQGLLTDKYLHGIPLDSRVATSGIFLKESNITPEKVEVISKLNEVAQSRGQKLAHMALSWILKDKRITTVLIGASKSEQITDSIKALDNIEFSETEIKLIDEILK; the protein is encoded by the coding sequence ATGAATCAACACATTTCAACCGATCGTTACGATAAAATGTTATACCGCCGTTGCGGAAACAGTGGCATTAAATTACCTGCAATTTCGTTAGGTTTATGGCATAATTTCGGACATGTAAACGTTTTTGAAAACAGCAAAAACTTAATATATACAGCCTTTAACAACGGCATTACACATTTCGACCTGGCCAACAACTATGGTCCGCCCCCAGGTTCGGCCGAAGAAGTTTTTGGCAAAATACTGCACGAGGATTTTAAAGGTTATCGCGACGAGATGATTATTTCGAGCAAAGCCGGTTACACCATGTGGGATGGTCCTTATGGCGACTGGGGTTCGAAAAAGTACCTGGTTTCTAGTTTAGATCAGAGTTTAAAAAGAATGAAGCTGGATTATGTTGATATTTTTTATCACCACCGCCCCGATCCGGAAACACCGCTTGAAGAAACGATGGCTGCCCTAAGCCTTTTGGTGCAACAGGGAAAAGCTTTGTATGTAGGTATTTCGAACTACCAGGCAGAGGAAGCAGCAGAAGCGATAAAAATTTTAAGCAAAAACGGTACACCTTGCCTAATCCACCAACCTAAATATTCGATGTTTGAACGCTGGGTAGAAGGTGGCTTGCTCGATGTTTTAGAAAACAACGGTGTAGGTTGTATTCCTTTTTCGCCATTGGCGCAAGGCCTCCTTACCGATAAATACCTGCATGGTATCCCGTTAGATTCACGCGTGGCAACCAGTGGTATTTTCTTAAAAGAGAGCAATATTACGCCCGAGAAAGTGGAAGTGATTAGTAAACTAAACGAAGTGGCTCAATCGCGCGGCCAGAAACTGGCACACATGGCCCTATCATGGATCTTGAAAGATAAAAGAATTACTACAGTGCTTATAGGGGCCAGTAAATCAGAACAAATAACTGATTCAATTAAAGCTTTGGATAATATTGAATTTAGCGAAACAGAAATAAAACTGATTGACGAAATATTAAAATAA
- a CDS encoding lysoplasmalogenase yields MKTKLFSFVFALVYIVQLYAETSGNVSLLNFSKPLIAISLMLWLYSSTNLKGRFHKRIFVGLVFALAGDVLLMLQNGRPGFFIYGLIAFFICHIFYIRAFTLDHKSNPKHRTPNFLWFVGVFAIFCSGLFFYLQPKLGAMQFPVLMYAIIITVMAIMAVNRYGKVNIFSFKLILYGALFFLLSDSVLAVNKFAQPIPQAGVLIMATYMIAQYLIVYGTISRQLVVTRTEV; encoded by the coding sequence ATGAAAACTAAACTATTCTCTTTCGTTTTTGCACTCGTGTATATTGTTCAGTTATATGCCGAAACATCTGGCAATGTATCATTGCTTAATTTTTCTAAACCTTTAATTGCCATTAGCTTAATGCTTTGGCTTTACAGCAGTACTAACTTAAAGGGAAGGTTTCATAAACGAATTTTTGTCGGGTTGGTTTTCGCTTTAGCAGGCGATGTGTTGTTGATGCTTCAAAACGGCAGACCGGGCTTCTTTATTTACGGATTAATTGCCTTTTTTATTTGCCACATATTTTACATCAGGGCTTTTACTTTAGATCATAAATCGAACCCAAAGCACAGAACACCCAATTTTTTATGGTTTGTTGGTGTGTTCGCAATATTCTGTTCCGGTTTGTTCTTCTATTTACAACCTAAACTGGGAGCTATGCAGTTTCCGGTTTTAATGTATGCTATTATCATTACGGTAATGGCAATAATGGCCGTAAACCGTTACGGAAAAGTTAATATTTTTAGTTTTAAGCTGATTTTGTACGGGGCCTTGTTCTTTCTCCTGTCGGATAGTGTGCTGGCTGTTAACAAATTTGCACAACCCATTCCACAAGCCGGTGTACTGATTATGGCCACTTACATGATTGCGCAGTATTTAATTGTTTACGGAACAATTTCGCGGCAATTGGTGGTAACCAGAACAGAAGTATAA
- a CDS encoding HAD family phosphatase: MTNHKPKAFLFDLNGTMIDDMAFHNHAWHNILTQDLGAKISFDAVKKQMYGKNQDLLERVFGVGHFSQEQIDQISIEKEYRYQAAYKKHLTLIAGLGDFLNQAQTSGIKMAIGSAAIPFNINFVLDNLKIRSFFKAIVSAEDVTNSKPDPETFTKGAEILGVAANECVVFEDAPKGVEAALNAGMPCVVLTTMHTKAEFNDNPNIIAFIKDYTDPALQQLF, translated from the coding sequence ATGACGAATCACAAACCTAAAGCTTTTCTCTTCGATCTTAACGGAACGATGATTGACGATATGGCTTTTCATAATCATGCCTGGCACAATATATTAACGCAGGATTTAGGCGCTAAAATTAGCTTTGATGCTGTAAAAAAGCAGATGTATGGTAAAAACCAGGATTTACTGGAGCGAGTTTTTGGTGTAGGTCATTTTTCTCAGGAACAGATTGATCAGATATCGATAGAAAAAGAATATCGTTATCAGGCTGCCTATAAAAAGCATTTAACACTAATTGCCGGACTGGGCGATTTCCTCAATCAGGCGCAGACATCAGGTATTAAAATGGCCATTGGTTCGGCCGCTATTCCTTTCAACATTAATTTTGTACTGGATAATTTAAAAATCCGCTCGTTTTTTAAAGCCATTGTAAGCGCCGAAGATGTGACTAACAGCAAACCCGATCCCGAAACCTTTACCAAAGGTGCCGAAATTTTAGGTGTTGCCGCAAACGAATGTGTGGTATTTGAAGATGCTCCAAAGGGTGTTGAAGCGGCGCTTAACGCTGGCATGCCTTGTGTGGTGCTAACCACCATGCATACCAAAGCAGAATTTAACGATAACCCGAACATTATTGCTTTTATAAAAGATTATACCGACCCCGCCTTGCAGCAGCTTTTTTAA
- a CDS encoding cell wall metabolism sensor histidine kinase WalK translates to MSAHSRVLDSTQLLEILSLSKDATAIYTSEDIVIEMANDAMIAFWGKDRSIIGKPLQEAVPELIGQPFINMLKNVLLTGITDSGDAIPAETMRDGKLQTAYYTYEYRAIKDESGLPYCIIHTASDVTDMVKARQAIKETQLQRDALDQEQVLINIKEEQQKHDFISMVSHELKTPLTSINAYIQLMQSKSSSDHFMVNTLDKVQKQVRKMSTMINSFLNVSRLESGEIHLHKTEFELDQVIADAVEDAKFIYSSNFIDFTTNGAKVTYADKEKLTSVVANLISNAIKYSDYGSAIVVRSEIVGDKVQVSVTDNGIGIKEHELEKLFDRFYRVESTQTKTISGFGIGLYLSAEIIHFHNGKIWAESTYGSGSTFYFTLPLVAN, encoded by the coding sequence ATGAGCGCACATTCAAGAGTTTTAGATAGTACCCAGCTTTTAGAGATTCTTTCCTTATCTAAAGATGCAACGGCTATTTACACCTCTGAAGATATTGTAATAGAAATGGCCAACGACGCCATGATTGCTTTTTGGGGCAAAGACCGCTCTATTATTGGCAAACCTTTGCAAGAGGCAGTTCCCGAATTGATAGGGCAACCCTTTATCAATATGCTAAAGAATGTTTTGCTAACAGGGATAACCGATAGTGGAGACGCCATCCCTGCAGAAACCATGCGCGATGGAAAATTGCAAACGGCTTACTACACTTATGAGTACAGGGCAATTAAAGATGAATCGGGCCTGCCATATTGCATCATCCACACCGCTAGTGATGTTACAGATATGGTGAAGGCCAGACAAGCCATTAAAGAAACACAGCTGCAACGCGATGCCCTGGACCAGGAACAGGTTTTAATCAACATCAAAGAGGAACAGCAGAAACATGATTTCATCAGTATGGTAAGCCATGAGCTGAAAACGCCTTTAACCTCAATTAATGCCTACATTCAGCTGATGCAGTCGAAAAGCTCATCTGACCATTTTATGGTAAACACTTTAGATAAGGTGCAGAAACAGGTGAGGAAAATGAGTACCATGATTAACTCTTTTTTAAACGTTTCCCGGCTCGAATCGGGTGAAATCCATTTGCACAAAACAGAATTCGAGCTGGATCAGGTAATAGCAGATGCTGTAGAGGATGCCAAATTCATTTATTCATCTAATTTTATCGATTTTACAACTAATGGTGCCAAAGTAACGTACGCTGATAAAGAGAAGCTAACCTCGGTGGTTGCAAACCTGATCAGCAATGCCATAAAGTATTCGGATTATGGGAGCGCTATTGTGGTGCGATCGGAAATTGTTGGCGACAAGGTACAAGTGAGTGTGACCGATAATGGAATTGGGATTAAAGAGCATGAATTGGAAAAGCTCTTTGATCGGTTTTACCGGGTAGAAAGCACTCAGACTAAAACTATATCGGGCTTTGGGATTGGATTGTACTTAAGTGCAGAAATTATACACTTCCATAACGGAAAAATATGGGCAGAAAGCACTTATGGATCAGGATCTACCTTTTATTTTACACTCCCGTTAGTTGCTAATTAA
- a CDS encoding aldose epimerase family protein produces MKLKTLTGLAVVAAMGIVSCQSGTKNASSADSSKKDSAGVVKLVADSFKKEIDGKQTALYTLKNKNNAEAVFTNYGGRLVSLLVPGKDGKLVDVVVGFKSVSDYEKSTEPYFGATIGRYGNRIAKGKFTLEGKTYTLFTNNGQNTLHGGKKGYQYVVWDAEQPNANTLVLHYLSKDGDENFPGNLDVKVTYTLTDDNELKMDYEAKTDKTTVVNLTNHAFFNLNGDGSGEILNHEVQIYADEYTPVDSTLIPTGKLEKVAGTPFDFTKATAIGARINDKNEQLTFGKGYDHNYVLNKTKGLGMYHAATVKGEKSGVVMDIYTQEPGLQFYSGNFMQSKNTFKTGAKDDFRTAIALETQHFPDSPNQPAFPSTVLKPGQLYKTGSIYKFSK; encoded by the coding sequence ATGAAATTAAAAACATTAACGGGCCTGGCAGTTGTCGCTGCAATGGGAATTGTTTCCTGCCAATCTGGAACCAAAAATGCTTCATCGGCCGATAGTTCAAAAAAGGATTCGGCTGGAGTTGTTAAACTAGTTGCCGATTCGTTTAAAAAAGAAATTGATGGTAAACAAACAGCTTTGTATACCTTAAAAAACAAAAACAATGCGGAAGCCGTTTTTACCAATTACGGCGGGAGATTAGTTAGTTTACTGGTACCTGGTAAAGATGGTAAACTGGTTGATGTAGTAGTAGGATTTAAAAGTGTAAGCGATTACGAAAAATCAACCGAACCCTATTTTGGGGCAACTATCGGCAGGTACGGAAACCGCATTGCTAAGGGTAAATTTACTTTAGAAGGTAAAACCTATACGCTATTTACCAATAATGGCCAAAACACGCTTCACGGAGGTAAAAAAGGTTACCAATATGTGGTTTGGGATGCAGAACAACCCAATGCAAACACATTGGTATTACATTATTTATCAAAAGATGGCGACGAAAATTTTCCAGGCAATTTAGATGTTAAAGTAACCTATACTTTAACTGACGATAATGAGCTTAAAATGGATTACGAGGCTAAAACAGATAAAACTACAGTGGTGAACTTAACCAATCATGCCTTTTTTAACCTAAATGGCGATGGAAGTGGCGAAATTTTAAACCATGAAGTACAAATTTATGCTGATGAATACACGCCGGTAGATTCGACACTGATCCCGACCGGAAAGCTGGAAAAAGTAGCTGGAACACCTTTTGATTTTACCAAAGCAACTGCAATAGGTGCACGTATTAATGATAAAAACGAGCAGCTAACTTTTGGTAAAGGTTACGACCATAATTATGTGCTAAATAAAACCAAAGGCTTAGGTATGTACCATGCTGCTACCGTTAAGGGCGAAAAATCTGGTGTGGTAATGGATATTTATACACAGGAACCAGGCCTGCAGTTTTATAGCGGTAATTTTATGCAAAGCAAAAATACTTTTAAAACGGGTGCAAAAGACGATTTTAGAACGGCAATTGCTTTAGAAACACAACATTTTCCCGATTCTCCAAATCAACCGGCATTCCCCTCAACGGTATTAAAACCAGGGCAGCTTTACAAAACAGGTTCTATTTACAAATTCAGTAAATAG
- a CDS encoding DUF3095 domain-containing protein — protein MSDNTNHFYANLPVNKIALAQLLLHNDLFKPVPGDWQVIITDIKNSTAAVKAGQHENVNLIATGSIVAVLNIAFKANILVPFFFGGDGATFIVPPGMVSEVMKSLLKYRENTLKAFNIDLRAGVMAVDEIYKAGHQFQISRYSSSETFSIPIVLGDGLAHAEQLIKGENYLLSTRDTLANEIDLSGMQCRWDKIEPPENSEEVVTLIVVAQQCEQQALVFSKVIQHIDQIYGAPEKRQPISVPKLIFKTSFNSLSKEVKHRFGKIRLFEFIKSWIINMYGYIYLRTSSGKKYLKQLVEMSDTLVIDGRINTVITGTAKQRLTLQTELDKLEQNNAILYGLYVSGESIMSCYVRDLEDDHIHFVDGAEGGYTNAAGVLKQKIRERLTPSGSI, from the coding sequence ATGTCAGATAATACCAATCATTTTTACGCTAACCTGCCGGTTAATAAAATAGCTTTGGCGCAACTGCTGCTGCACAATGATTTGTTTAAACCAGTACCAGGGGATTGGCAGGTAATCATTACCGACATTAAAAATTCTACGGCAGCGGTAAAGGCGGGACAACATGAAAATGTAAACCTTATAGCCACCGGGAGTATTGTTGCTGTGCTTAATATTGCCTTTAAAGCCAATATCCTTGTCCCGTTTTTCTTTGGTGGCGATGGGGCAACGTTTATCGTGCCTCCTGGGATGGTATCGGAGGTTATGAAATCTTTATTAAAATACCGCGAAAATACGTTGAAAGCTTTCAATATCGATTTGAGGGCGGGTGTAATGGCCGTTGATGAAATTTACAAAGCAGGTCATCAGTTTCAAATTAGCCGGTACAGTAGCAGCGAAACATTTTCAATTCCCATTGTTTTAGGTGATGGGTTGGCTCATGCCGAACAGTTAATTAAAGGCGAAAACTACCTGCTATCAACACGGGATACATTGGCTAATGAAATCGATTTAAGTGGCATGCAATGTCGCTGGGATAAGATTGAACCACCCGAGAACAGCGAAGAGGTGGTAACTTTAATTGTAGTGGCACAGCAATGCGAACAACAAGCTCTGGTGTTTAGCAAGGTAATACAGCACATCGACCAGATTTACGGTGCACCTGAAAAAAGACAGCCCATTTCGGTACCTAAACTCATCTTTAAAACAAGTTTTAACAGCTTGAGCAAAGAGGTGAAACATCGCTTTGGCAAAATCAGGTTATTTGAATTCATTAAATCGTGGATCATTAATATGTATGGCTATATCTATTTACGTACATCAAGCGGCAAAAAATACCTTAAACAACTGGTAGAAATGTCGGATACACTTGTAATTGATGGCCGGATAAATACTGTAATTACCGGAACAGCAAAACAACGCTTAACCCTGCAGACAGAGTTAGATAAGCTGGAACAAAATAATGCGATTTTATATGGTTTGTATGTAAGCGGCGAGTCGATTATGTCGTGTTATGTACGCGATTTAGAAGACGACCATATTCATTTTGTGGATGGGGCTGAAGGAGGCTATACAAACGCTGCGGGTGTATTAAAGCAGAAAATACGAGAAAGACTTACTCCATCTGGTAGTATTTAA
- a CDS encoding sterol desaturase family protein, producing MKVDYIALSVPVFFILIGIELAYNFYKKLNYYRLNDSIANLSQGIGQQLTGIFMKTALFFGYKYIFEHWRLFELPKTIWVWIFLFIGVDFFYYWFHRMSHEVNALWAAHIVHHQSEEYNLTVALRQSWFQGWFSWVFYLPLAFVGFDPIMFLTLSSFNTLYQFWIHTRAIKNMGLLEYIFNTPSHHRVHHGSNPKYIDKNHAGTLIIWDRLFGTFQKEEEEVYYGITKPLASWNPVWANLHYWDDLVKTARQSPKITDKIKVFLKPPGWFPEHLGGFQQAPEIDVDRYQKYNPTYQSKLNGYVLVQFIVALTAGSAILFSYHKMETAALISGTVFTLFTLITCGALLEQKQWLVKFEYFRLLLGILLVLFLKFPVGYQVIFVGIQLISVIWFFNLQKANPITNEN from the coding sequence ATGAAAGTAGACTACATTGCTTTGTCTGTACCTGTTTTTTTTATCCTTATTGGGATAGAACTTGCCTATAATTTCTACAAAAAATTAAATTATTACAGGCTAAACGATAGTATTGCCAATTTGAGTCAGGGAATAGGACAGCAGCTTACCGGAATATTTATGAAAACTGCGCTGTTTTTTGGTTATAAGTACATTTTTGAACACTGGCGTTTGTTCGAATTACCAAAAACCATTTGGGTGTGGATCTTTTTGTTTATTGGTGTCGATTTTTTCTATTATTGGTTTCACAGGATGAGCCATGAGGTTAATGCACTTTGGGCTGCTCACATTGTGCACCATCAGTCTGAAGAGTATAATTTAACTGTAGCTTTACGTCAGAGCTGGTTTCAGGGATGGTTTAGCTGGGTGTTTTACCTGCCTTTGGCATTTGTCGGTTTCGATCCCATAATGTTTTTAACATTAAGTTCTTTTAATACCCTATATCAGTTCTGGATCCATACCAGGGCCATTAAGAATATGGGCCTTTTAGAATATATTTTCAACACACCATCGCATCATCGGGTGCACCATGGCTCTAACCCTAAATACATCGATAAAAACCATGCCGGTACGCTAATTATCTGGGATCGGTTATTTGGTACCTTTCAAAAGGAAGAAGAAGAGGTTTATTATGGCATTACAAAGCCGCTGGCCAGCTGGAATCCTGTTTGGGCAAACCTACATTATTGGGATGATCTGGTTAAGACTGCCAGGCAATCCCCAAAAATAACAGATAAGATTAAGGTCTTTTTAAAGCCACCAGGTTGGTTTCCAGAGCATCTTGGTGGTTTTCAGCAAGCGCCGGAAATAGATGTTGACCGGTATCAGAAATATAATCCAACTTATCAATCGAAACTTAATGGTTATGTACTGGTTCAGTTTATTGTGGCTTTAACTGCCGGATCTGCCATTTTGTTTTCCTATCATAAGATGGAAACAGCAGCCTTAATATCCGGAACGGTATTTACGTTGTTTACGCTAATTACCTGCGGTGCACTACTTGAGCAGAAACAATGGCTGGTAAAATTCGAATATTTCAGGCTGCTGTTGGGGATTCTGTTGGTGTTGTTTTTAAAATTCCCTGTCGGATATCAGGTGATTTTTGTGGGCATTCAGTTAATATCCGTAATTTGGTTCTTTAATTTGCAAAAGGCAAATCCCATCACTAATGAAAACTAA